Proteins encoded together in one Anopheles darlingi chromosome 3, idAnoDarlMG_H_01, whole genome shotgun sequence window:
- the LOC125957096 gene encoding CDK5RAP1-like protein: MGTLSRINFWRRLLRSQAHVRYITDAKKVQLRTGPSLQDFLQPNSAPNPAQQEIYVASRNETIPYVSPETLSGRRRKVFFEVYGCQMNTNDTEIVWSILKSHDYQRTVNIKEADVVLMVTCAIREGAEDTVWNRLKHLRLMKRNREADDTEKPLQIGVLGCMAERLKQQLVEKEHSVDVVAGPDAYKDLPRLLTIGQRGQKAINVLLSLDETYADVVPVKLDRKSKTAYVSIMRGCDNMCTYCIVPFTRGKERSRPISSIRDEVLKLEDAGIREITLLGQNVNSYRDTSTTGLSEATSGPKEASLLAPGFRTVYKTKIGGLRFGELLAELAECVPEMRIRFTSPHPKDFPRDVLETIARYPNVCNSLHLPAQSGNSSVLERMRRGYSREAYLSLVSEVRSVIPSVTLSSDFICGFCGETEAEFAETISLIETVGYHAAFLFAYSMREKTTAHRRYVDDVPEHIKQERLRRMIVAFRKEAYRLNEDFVGRTELILVEGYSKRSRADLAGRNDGNVKVVIPAGPIRSSQSAPRDDLKPIGVGDYVAVRIHTANSQILKGDPLYHTTIHEFYSSG; encoded by the exons ATGGGGACACTTTCCAGGATCAATTTCTGGAGGCGGCTGCTGCGCTCACAAGCCCACGTGCGTTACATAACGGACGCCAAAAAGGTTCAGCTGAGAACGGGGCCCTCACTGCAAGATTTCCTTCAGCCGAACTCTGCGCCAAACCCGGCACAGCAGGAGATTTATGTAGCATCGCGAAATGAGACCATTCCCTACGTGTCCCCGGAGACACTATCGGGACGTAGGCGAAAAGTGTTCTTCGAAGTTTACGGCTGCCAAATGAACACCAACGATACCGAGATAGTGTGGTCGATTCTAAAATCGCACGACTATCAGCGAACTGTTAACATCAAGGAAGCGGACGTTGTCCTAATGGTTACCTGCGCCATCCGTGAAGGCGCAGAGGATACAGTCTGGAATCGATTGAAGCATCTGCGGCTCATGAAGCGAAATCGGGAGGCCGATGATACCGAGAAGCCCCTGCAGATTGGTGTTCTAGGATGTATGGCGGAACGATTGAAACAGCAGCTGGTTGAAAAGGAACACTCCGTTGACGTTGTGGCGGGACCGGATGCCTACAAGGATCTACCCCGGCTGTTAACCATCGGACAACGAGGGCAGAAAGCGATTAATGTGCTTCTATCACTGGACGAAACGTATGCGGACGTTGTGCCGGTCAAGCTGGACCGGAAATCGAAGACAGCTTACGTATCGATCATGCGGGGATGCGACAACATGTGTACGTACTGTATCGTACCATTCACGCGCGGCAAGGAACGATCACGCCCTATCAGCTCCATCCGAGACGAAGTGTTAAAGCTAGAGGACGCCGGCATCCGCGAAATAACCCTGCTGGGACAAAACGTTAACAGCTATCGAGATACGAGCACTACCGGTCTATCGGAAGCAACGAGTGGACCGAAAGAAGCCTCATTGTTGGCGCCAGGCTTTCGCACCGTTTATAAAACGAAGATCGGAGGACTCCGGTTCGGAGAGTTACTAGCGGAGCTAGCAGAATGTGTCCCGGAAATGAGAATTCGATTTACCTCGCCTCATCCGAAGGATTTTCCACGTGATGTGCTGGAGACGATAGCACGCTACCCAAACGTTTGTAACAGCCTACATCTTCCGGCCCAATCTGGTAATTCGTCAGTTTTGGAACGAATGCGTCGTGGCTATTCTCGTGAAG CTTATCTGAGTCTCGTAAGTGAGGTGCGGTCGGTAATTCCCAGCGTGACTCTTTCGAGTGATTTCATCTGTGGATTTTGTGGCGAAACGGAGGCCGAGTTTGCCGAGACGATTTCGTTGATCGAAACGGTGGGCTACCATGCGGCGTTTCTGTTTGCGTATAGCATGCGCGAGAAGACGACAGCGCATCGTCGGTACGTCGATGATGTACCGGAGCACATAAAGCAAGAACGGTTAAGGCGAATGATTGTAGCTTTTCGTAAGGAAGCATACCGGCTGAATGAGGACTTTGTAGGACGCACAGAGTTGATTCTCGTCGAAGGATACAGCAAACGGTCGCGTGCCGATCTTGCCGGACGCAATGATGGGAATGTGAAAGTAGTTATCCCCGCGGGACCGATACGGTCTAGTCAGTCTGCCCCTCGGGACGATTTAAAACCGATCGGAGTGGGAGATTATGTGGCGGTACGAATCCACACAGCCAATTCCCAGATACTCAAGGGAGATCCTTTGTATCACACGACCATTCATGAGTTTTATTCGTCCGGTTAA